From a single Pseudorasbora parva isolate DD20220531a chromosome 17, ASM2467924v1, whole genome shotgun sequence genomic region:
- the LOC137044698 gene encoding LOW QUALITY PROTEIN: tetratricopeptide repeat protein 9A (The sequence of the model RefSeq protein was modified relative to this genomic sequence to represent the inferred CDS: deleted 1 base in 1 codon), which yields MSVEHGRFEGSIRRGNSTMSVMSSSANSTIMQPPGGRSRGDARYRQHAPHQSGSVVKPPNEPADLVKRALDFKTQGTQCYKDKKYREAIGKYHRALLEMKGLCRVLGDPDTSKSPSTVLTSISKSSLTDEQKGAVENAELECYNSLAACLLQMELVNYERVKEYCLKVLRKEGENFKALYRSGVAYYHLGDFNKALHYLKESHKQQPTDTNVIRYIQLTEMKIRRNAQREKSEVP from the exons ATGAGCGTGGAGCACGGCAGGTTTGAAGGAAGTATACGCAGGGGAAACAGCACGATGAGCGTCATGAGCAGCAGCGCGAACTCCACCATCATGCAGCCTCCCGGTGGCCGGAGCCGCGGAGACGCGCGCTACCGC CAACACGCGCCCCATCAGAGCGGTTCGGTGGTGAAACCTCCAAACGAGCCCGCGGACCTGGTGAAACGAGCCCTGGACTTCAAGACGCAGGGCACGCAGTGCTACAAGGATAAAAAATACCGAGAGGCCATCGGCAAATACCACCGCGCGCTACTGGAAATGAAGGGTCTGTGTCGCGTGCTGGGGGACCCGGACACCAGCAAGTCCCCGTCCACCGTCCTGACCAGCATCAGCAAGTCCAGCCTGACGGACGAGCAGAAAGGCGCGGTGGAGAACGCGGAGTTGGAGTGCTACAACAGCCTGGCTG CTTGTCTGTTGCAGATGGAGCTTGTGAATTATGAACGAGTGAAAGAGTACTGTCTGAAGGTTTTGAGAAAGGAGGGCGAGAATTTTAAAGCCCTGTATCGCTCTGGCGTGGCTTATTATCATCTGGGAGATTTCAACAAAGCCCTGCACTACCTGAAGGAGTCGCACAAACAACAGCCCACAG ATACTAATGTCATCCGCTACATCCAGCTGACGGAAATGAAGATCCGACGAAATGCCCAGAGAGAGAAATCTGAAGTTCCGTAA